Proteins found in one Quercus robur chromosome 2, dhQueRobu3.1, whole genome shotgun sequence genomic segment:
- the LOC126715831 gene encoding probable receptor-like serine/threonine-protein kinase At5g57670: MKYIRTNSLKRLFSLKRRSLEGEIPNPDGSIVEQNKDILKINALVPEPAHRPTWKCFSFEEIFDATNGFSSENLVGRGGYAEVYRGTLRDGEVIAVKRLTKASNDERKEKEFLTEIGTIGHVCHPNVLSLLGCCIENGLYLIFYFSSKGSVASILHDENLPPVDWKTRYKIVIGTARGLHYLHKGCQRRIIHRDIKASNILLTTEFEPQISDFGLAKWLPSQWTHHSIAPIEGTFGHLAPEYYLHGIVDEKTDVFAFGVFLLEIISGRRPVDSSHQSLHSWAKPILNQGDVEKLIDPRLGGAFDVTQQKRLAFAASLCIRSSSMWRPTMSEVLEVMEDAGEVDTERWKIAKEEEQEEFWGFEDLEYECDSSFSSPHDTGSTGIS, from the exons ATGAAATATATTCGGACCAACAGCTTGAAGCGCCTCTTCTCATTGAAGCGTCGCAGTTTAGAAGGAGAAATTCCGAACCCAGATGGCTCTATTGTAGAACAAAACAAAGATATCCTCAAGATTAATGCTTTAGTACCAGAACCAGCTCATAGACCCACTTGGAAATGCTTCTCCTTTGAAGAAATCTTTGATGCCACCAATGGTTTTAGCtcag AGAATTTAGTTGGCAGAGGAGGCTATGCGGAGGTATACAGGGGAACTCTGAGAGATGGTGAAGTAATTGCAGTGAAGAGGCTGACAAAAGCTTCTAATGATGAAAGGAAAGAGAAGGAGTTTTTGACAGAAATTGGAACCATTGGTCATGTGTGTCACCCAAATGTACTATCTCTCTTAGGCTGTTGCATTGAGAATGGGCTTTACCTCATTTTCTACTTCTCCTCAAAAGGCTCAGTTGCATCTATCCTGCATG ATGAAAATTTGCCACCGGTTGATTGGAAAACAAGGTATAAGATAGTCATTGGGACGGCTAGAGGTCTCCATTACTTGCACAAGGGCTGCCAAAGAAGGATAATTCACAGGGACATCAAGGCCTCAAACATTTTATTGACCACAGAGTTTGAACCACAG ATATCTGATTTTGGTCTAGCAAAATGGCTTCCATCTCAGTGGACTCATCATTCAATAGCTCCTATAGAAGGAAcatttgg GCACTTAGCTCCTGAGTACTATTTACATGGGATTGTGGATGAGAAGACAGATGTGTTTGCATTTGGAGTTTTCCTTTTGGAGATTATCTCAGGCAGGAGGCCAGTAGATAGTTCTCACCAAAGCTTACACAGCTGG GCCAAGCCAATTTTGAACCAAGGGGATGTTGAAAAGCTAATAGATCCAAGGCTTGGAGGGGCCTTTGATGTAACACAGCAAAAAAGACTTGCCTTTGCAGCCTCTCTTTGCATTCGCTCATCTTCAATGTGGCGCCCAACCATGAGTGAG GTATTGGAAGTAATGGAGGATGCAGGTGAGGTGGACACAGAGAGGTGGAAGATAGCTAAGGAAGAAGAACAGGAAGAGTTCTGGGGATTTGAGGATCTAGAATATGAATGTGACAGTTCCTTCTCTTCTCCACATGACACTGGGTCAACAGGAATTTCTTAG
- the LOC126715832 gene encoding serine carboxypeptidase-like 3, which yields MAPQKANIARNLFQCSGFVSSMCLIVLVLLVFPCIVASQTIVKELPGFDGELPFSLETGYIGVGDSNQSQLFYYFVESQRNPSEDPLMIWLTGGPGCSVLSAFFYESGPLAFTYVDYNGSLPSLHFNPYTWTQGLNIIYVDAPVGTGFSYSTTQEGYYIDDYEAVSQIYQFLSKWLLAHPQYFENILYVGGDSYSGIPLPMIVQEIFNGNQAGTYPFMNLRGYVLGNPKTDDFLDDNSRIPFAHRLTLISDELFESAKESCNGDYVNVNENNTQCVSDIQEIDELLLQINLMQVLEPNCQTASPRSGKEYLNRRYLEEDIDESLLVQTNPAYWCREYNYVLAGVWANDKSVRAALNVRNGTIGVWKRCNSSIAYTKTVSSTVDYHRNLSNTNLRALIYSGDHDLSVTHLGTQYWISLLNLTQYEIWRTWYVDGQVAGYTQKFTNDDFVLTYTTVLGAGHVAPEYRAKECYAMMDRWLAYFPL from the exons ATGGCACCACAAAAGGCTAATATTGCAAGAAATTTGTTCCAATGCAGTGGCTTTGTTAGCTCAATGTGCTTGATTGTTCTTGTTCTATTGGTTTTCCCATGCATTGTTGCCTCACAGACCATTGTCAAAGAGCTACCTGGTTTTGATGGTGAACTTCCTTTCTCACTTGAAACTGG ATACATTGGTGTAGGTGACTCGAACCAGTCGCAActattttactattttgtaGAGTCTCAGAGGAACCCTTCAGAAGACCCTCTTATGATTTGGCTCACCGGTGGCCCTGGCTGTTCTGTTCTCTCTGCATTCTTTTATGAAAGCg gTCCATTGGCTTTCACTTATGTAGATTACAACGGGAGCTTGCCATCACTTCATTTCAATCCATATACATGGACACAG gGCCTTAACATAATATATGTAGACGCACCAGTGGGCACTGGATTTTCTTATTCAACAACCCAAGAAGGTTACTATATAGATGACTATGAAGCTGTGTCACAAATTTACCAGTTTCTAAGTAAG TGGTTGCTAGCACACCCTCAATATTTTGAGAATATTCTTTACGTTGGTGGAGATTCATATTCAGGCATACCTCTTCCTATGATAGTTCAAGAGATATTTAATG GTAACCAAGCTGGAACATATCCGTTTATGAATCTGAGG GGATATGTGCTTGGGAACCCAAAGACAGATGATTTTCTTGATGATAATTCAAGAATCCCATTTGCTCACCGGTTGACATTAATATCAGATGAACTCTTTGAG TCTGCCAAAGAAAGCTGCAATGGCGATTATGTGAATGTAAATGAGAACAATACACAATGTGTATCAGATATTCAAGAAATTGATGAG TTGCTTCTTCAAATAAACCTCATGCAAGTTCTGGAACCTAACTGTCAAACTGCATCTCCAAGATCAGGTAAGGAATACCTTAACAGAAGATATCTCGAAGAGGACATCGATGAGAGTCTTCTTGTTCAAACAAATCCCGCATATTGGTGTCGG GAATATAATTATGTGCTCGCTGGTGTATGGGCTAATGATAAGTCTGTTCGAGCAGCCCTTAATGTTAGAAAT GGAACCATTGGTGTTTGGAAAAGGTGCAACAGCAGCATAGCTTACACAAAGACTGTCTCAAGTACTGTTGATTATCATCGTAATCTTAGTAACACAAACCTTCGAGCTCTTATATACAG TGGTGATCATGACTTGTCTGTCACACACCTTGGTACTCAATATTGGATAAGTTTACTGAATCTAACCCAATATGAAATTTGGCGAACGTGGTATGTGGATGGTCAAGTTGCTGG ATACACACAAAAGTTTACAAATGATGACTTTGTCCTGACATATACGACCGTGCTG GGTGCGGGTCATGTTGCCCCTGAATACAGGGCTAAGGAATGCTATGCCATGATGGATAGGTGGCTCGCTTATTTCCCTCTCTGA